The following are encoded in a window of uncultured Ilyobacter sp. genomic DNA:
- a CDS encoding STAS domain-containing protein, whose product MVTNFEIVEKILNDVRVIKVVGELDALVAPKLKERMAKLIETDSINFIIDFEELVHINSLAMGILRGKLRTVKEIGGDIKLIKLNDHIKTIFEMVGLDEVFEIYETEEEALANF is encoded by the coding sequence ATGGTAACGAATTTTGAAATAGTAGAGAAAATTTTGAATGATGTAAGGGTAATAAAAGTAGTTGGAGAGCTAGATGCCCTTGTAGCCCCTAAGTTAAAAGAGAGAATGGCTAAATTAATAGAAACAGATTCTATAAACTTCATAATTGATTTTGAGGAGCTTGTTCACATCAACAGTTTAGCTATGGGAATTTTAAGAGGTAAACTAAGAACGGTTAAAGAAATAGGTGGGGATATCAAACTTATAAAATTAAATGATCACATTAAAACTATATTTGAAATGGTAGGATTAGATGAAGTGTTTGAAATTTACGAAACTGAAGAGGAGGCATTAGCCAACTTTTAA
- the modB gene encoding molybdate ABC transporter permease subunit yields MIVTPIMISLKVAFVSTLFTMSVGVLLAWIFTKHPFKGKDIFEGLIILPMVLPPSVTGYALLMLFGKNGLFGELIYKVFGMSLIFTWKAACVASFVVSLPLMYQSCKAAFINIDSNLEKAARTLGADEKRIFWKIGIPMAAPGIISGTILSFTRALGEFGATLMVAGNIPGKTQTIPIAIYFAVDSGDRRTANILVGIVVVFSFLVIYGLNIWNRKKNRY; encoded by the coding sequence ATGATAGTGACCCCTATAATGATATCGTTAAAAGTCGCATTTGTTTCTACATTATTTACTATGAGTGTAGGGGTGCTTTTGGCCTGGATTTTTACGAAACATCCTTTCAAGGGAAAGGATATTTTTGAGGGACTTATAATACTTCCTATGGTTCTACCACCTTCTGTTACCGGTTACGCTCTTTTGATGTTATTTGGGAAAAATGGGTTATTTGGAGAACTTATTTATAAGGTGTTTGGGATGAGTCTTATTTTTACCTGGAAAGCAGCCTGTGTGGCATCCTTTGTGGTGTCCCTTCCTCTCATGTACCAGAGTTGCAAGGCTGCATTTATAAATATAGATTCCAATTTGGAAAAGGCGGCTAGAACTCTAGGAGCAGATGAGAAGCGTATCTTTTGGAAGATAGGTATTCCCATGGCGGCACCGGGAATAATAAGTGGTACAATACTTTCCTTTACAAGGGCATTAGGGGAATTTGGAGCTACCCTCATGGTTGCGGGGAATATCCCTGGGAAAACCCAGACTATACCCATAGCGATATATTTTGCAGTTGATAGTGGGGACAGAAGAACTGCCAATATATTAGTCGGGATAGTAGTTGTTTTTAGTTTTTTAGTTATTTATGGGCTTAACATATGGAATAGAAAGAAAAACAGATATTGA
- a CDS encoding ribosomal-processing cysteine protease Prp, producing MTEVVIIRKKDRIVFFSAEGHAGFAEHGEDIVCAALSTALQFPIAHLDEVLDIVPRYEFSEDGLLKVDFRGVDLKGNDRELNVLLEMMYLTVKQLAREYSEFIKLVEKEEK from the coding sequence ATGACTGAAGTGGTTATAATTAGAAAAAAAGACAGAATTGTCTTTTTTTCGGCAGAAGGACATGCAGGTTTTGCAGAACACGGAGAAGACATTGTTTGTGCGGCGTTGTCAACTGCTTTACAATTTCCAATAGCACATTTAGATGAGGTGTTAGATATCGTTCCCAGGTATGAATTTTCTGAAGATGGACTGCTAAAAGTTGATTTTAGAGGTGTGGATCTCAAGGGCAATGATAGAGAGCTGAATGTATTGTTGGAAATGATGTATTTAACAGTTAAACAATTAGCTAGAGAGTATTCAGAATTTATAAAGCTTGTAGAGAAGGAGGAAAAGTAG
- a CDS encoding ATP-binding cassette domain-containing protein yields MLRVKLFKEMYNSNLDIDFAVDKEVLAIQGASGAGKSTLLECISGLQVPDRGQISIRGDIVYSSDAAINTKARYRKIGYVFQNYALFPHMSVKENICFGMKCRGSGDNEYVDYLMKTLKIKHLEKRYPGQISGGEKQRVALVRALATKPDVLLLDEPFSALDQDTKDIVYEEFLKLKNTFDMSIILVTHNRYEAEVLGDRILKI; encoded by the coding sequence ATGCTGAGGGTGAAATTATTTAAAGAGATGTATAATTCAAATTTAGATATTGACTTCGCTGTGGATAAAGAGGTCCTTGCTATACAGGGCGCCTCTGGAGCAGGAAAGAGTACTTTGTTAGAATGTATATCTGGGCTTCAAGTTCCTGATAGAGGTCAAATTTCAATAAGGGGAGACATTGTCTATTCTAGTGATGCAGCTATAAATACCAAGGCTAGGTATAGAAAAATAGGCTATGTTTTTCAAAATTATGCACTTTTCCCTCATATGAGTGTGAAGGAAAATATCTGTTTTGGTATGAAATGCAGGGGGAGCGGAGATAATGAATATGTGGATTACCTCATGAAAACACTAAAGATTAAACATTTGGAAAAAAGATATCCAGGTCAGATTTCTGGGGGGGAGAAACAGAGAGTAGCATTGGTCAGAGCTCTTGCTACGAAACCAGATGTCCTTCTTTTAGATGAACCCTTTTCAGCCTTGGATCAGGATACAAAAGATATTGTATACGAGGAGTTTTTAAAGTTAAAAAATACCTTTGACATGAGTATAATTCTTGTGACACATAATCGATATGAGGCGGAAGTTTTAGGTGACAGAATACTGAAAATATGA
- the rplU gene encoding 50S ribosomal protein L21: MYAVIKTGGKQYKVAEGDVLKVEKLNAEVNTTVELTNVLLVSKEGEVKVGAPVVEGAKVLVEVLSQEKGKKVINFKYKPKTGYHRKKGHRQLLTEIKIKAIEA; encoded by the coding sequence ATGTACGCAGTAATCAAAACTGGTGGTAAACAGTACAAAGTTGCAGAAGGTGACGTATTAAAGGTAGAGAAGTTGAATGCTGAAGTTAATACAACTGTGGAACTAACTAATGTTCTTCTTGTTTCTAAAGAGGGAGAAGTTAAAGTAGGAGCTCCTGTAGTAGAAGGTGCAAAAGTTCTAGTAGAAGTACTTTCCCAAGAAAAAGGGAAAAAAGTTATTAACTTCAAATATAAGCCAAAGACTGGATACCATAGAAAAAAAGGTCACAGACAATTACTTACTGAAATCAAAATCAAAGCAATCGAAGCTTAA
- the nifB gene encoding nitrogenase cofactor biosynthesis protein NifB — translation MAMGNVGCSGGCSGKTDYPEWASEELKKKTEEHPCYTADGHKNARMHIPVAPKCNIQCNYCNRLYDCVNESRPGVTSGVLTPEAAVKKYSIVKEKIENLKVVGIAGPGDALANFEETKKSIELIKEKDPDVIICLSTNGLMFPNYAEEIIALGINHVTVTLNSIDPKIGAKIYEFVNYKGEILRGEEGARVLQENQLKGIEYLTKNGVLCKINIVLVKGVNDHHIPEVVKKVRELGAFMTNIMPLIPAAGTVFENMPLVSKKELNELRNKCSITMKQMYHCQQCRADAIGQLTQDRSLEFRGTGEEKFEEKEERDLLVAVASKDRKLIDQHFGQVDRFHIYKYSKDRIEFMEEREIEKYCTGTESCDDKDSKIEKVIKTLGDCKMVLSVRIGYGPKQMLRSNNIYTYELYDTIEDGINTALKKING, via the coding sequence ATGGCAATGGGGAATGTAGGTTGTTCGGGCGGCTGTTCAGGGAAAACAGATTACCCAGAGTGGGCATCAGAAGAATTAAAAAAGAAAACAGAAGAACATCCGTGCTACACGGCAGACGGACATAAAAATGCAAGGATGCATATTCCAGTGGCACCTAAATGCAATATACAGTGTAATTATTGTAACAGATTATATGATTGTGTAAATGAGAGCAGACCTGGAGTAACAAGCGGAGTACTTACACCAGAAGCTGCAGTAAAAAAATACTCTATAGTTAAAGAAAAAATAGAAAACCTAAAAGTTGTGGGAATTGCAGGTCCAGGAGATGCTCTGGCGAACTTTGAAGAGACAAAAAAATCCATTGAGCTTATCAAAGAGAAGGATCCAGATGTGATAATATGCCTTTCTACAAACGGACTGATGTTTCCTAATTATGCAGAGGAGATCATAGCTTTAGGAATAAATCATGTAACTGTAACTTTAAACAGTATCGACCCAAAAATCGGGGCAAAAATTTATGAGTTTGTTAATTATAAGGGTGAGATATTGAGAGGAGAAGAGGGAGCTAGGGTTCTTCAGGAAAATCAGCTAAAGGGAATCGAATACCTAACTAAAAATGGTGTTTTGTGCAAGATAAACATAGTACTCGTAAAAGGTGTCAACGATCACCATATTCCTGAGGTTGTAAAAAAAGTAAGAGAACTTGGTGCTTTTATGACCAACATAATGCCTTTAATACCTGCAGCGGGGACTGTATTTGAGAATATGCCTCTTGTAAGTAAGAAAGAGCTAAATGAACTTAGAAACAAATGCTCTATTACAATGAAGCAGATGTATCACTGTCAACAGTGTAGGGCAGATGCAATAGGTCAGCTGACTCAGGACAGGTCTTTGGAATTCAGAGGTACTGGTGAAGAAAAGTTCGAAGAGAAAGAAGAGAGAGATCTCCTTGTGGCAGTGGCATCTAAAGATAGGAAATTAATAGATCAGCATTTTGGTCAGGTAGACAGATTTCATATCTATAAATATTCAAAAGACAGAATTGAATTTATGGAGGAAAGAGAGATAGAAAAGTATTGCACAGGGACAGAAAGCTGTGACGACAAAGATTCTAAGATAGAAAAGGTTATAAAAACTTTAGGTGACTGTAAAATGGTACTCAGTGTGAGGATAGGTTATGGGCCTAAGCAGATGCTCAGATCAAATAACATCTACACATATGAGCTTTACGACACAATAGAAGATGGGATAAACACAGCTTTAAAAAAAATAAACGGATAA
- a CDS encoding 2Fe-2S ferredoxin — MIKPKHHIFVCSSSRINGQQKGYCLQKESVTIIQNFMEEIDDRELSGEVMITNTGCLAICDKGPIVIVYPEGVWYGSVTPDDVEEIMDSHIEGGEPVKRLML; from the coding sequence ATGATTAAGCCAAAACATCATATATTTGTATGTTCTAGTTCTAGAATAAACGGTCAACAGAAAGGTTATTGTCTACAAAAAGAGTCAGTGACAATAATACAGAATTTTATGGAAGAGATAGACGACAGAGAGCTGTCGGGAGAAGTTATGATTACCAATACAGGGTGTTTGGCAATATGCGATAAGGGTCCTATAGTGATAGTATATCCTGAAGGAGTATGGTATGGAAGTGTAACTCCTGACGATGTAGAAGAAATAATGGACTCACATATTGAAGGTGGGGAACCTGTAAAAAGACTTATGCTGTAA
- the rpmA gene encoding 50S ribosomal protein L27 — translation MLFRLNIQLFAKKKGQGSVKNGRDSNPNYLGVKKYDGEVVKAGNIIVRQRGNKFHAGTNMGQGKDHTLFALTDGYVKFERHGKDKKKVSIYPERV, via the coding sequence ATGTTATTTAGATTGAACATACAATTATTTGCAAAGAAAAAAGGTCAAGGTTCTGTTAAGAACGGAAGAGATTCTAATCCTAACTACCTTGGAGTAAAAAAATATGATGGTGAGGTAGTAAAGGCTGGAAACATCATCGTAAGACAAAGAGGAAATAAGTTCCACGCTGGAACTAACATGGGGCAAGGTAAAGATCACACTTTATTCGCTCTTACTGACGGATACGTTAAATTCGAAAGACACGGAAAAGATAAGAAAAAAGTTTCTATCTATCCTGAAAGAGTTTAA
- a CDS encoding cation:dicarboxylase symporter family transporter translates to MGVIINLIIMIMLVGFLHRLQKRYVSFTKRVFIALALGVLFGGLLQMLYGRESQVITDSNTWFYIISGGYVRLLKMIVTPLVMVSIISAIINIKDGKTFGKIGGSVIALLIGTTSVSALIGVGSSLLFKLSAVGMSIGEKEASRGEAMVSKLSTLDTSMAQKLVETIPTNPFAAMAGSGDNATISVVIFSAFIGIAVLGIAKKHPESVETARKVVNSAHDIVMRMVTLILRLTPYGIMALMVKVVSTSNTGEILNLLNFVLASYVALVVVLLMHLILIAFSGLNPIVYLKKIFPVLAFAFTSRTSAGTIPLNIQTQVKKLGVSEGVANISASFGASIGQNGCAGIYPAMLAVMIAPTVGIDPTNPIFILKVVMIVALSSFGVAGVGGGATFAALIVLSALNLPVALAGLLISIEPLIDMGRTAINVSGAMTAGTLTSKFVRDFDSEIYENPELELEESVKGI, encoded by the coding sequence ATGGGTGTAATAATTAATTTAATTATTATGATTATGCTGGTAGGGTTTCTCCACAGGTTACAAAAAAGATATGTATCTTTCACCAAGAGAGTATTTATAGCTTTAGCTCTTGGTGTGTTGTTTGGAGGACTGCTTCAGATGTTATACGGAAGGGAGTCTCAAGTTATCACTGATTCCAACACATGGTTTTATATCATATCTGGAGGTTATGTAAGACTATTGAAGATGATAGTCACACCACTCGTTATGGTTTCTATCATATCTGCCATAATAAATATAAAAGATGGGAAAACCTTTGGTAAGATAGGGGGAAGTGTAATAGCACTTTTGATTGGAACTACATCAGTTTCGGCGTTGATAGGAGTAGGGTCTTCACTTCTGTTTAAGCTCAGTGCAGTAGGAATGAGTATAGGAGAGAAAGAAGCTTCTAGGGGAGAGGCCATGGTAAGCAAATTGTCTACATTGGATACTTCCATGGCACAAAAATTGGTAGAAACTATACCTACCAATCCCTTTGCAGCAATGGCAGGTTCTGGAGATAACGCTACAATTTCAGTGGTTATTTTCTCAGCCTTTATAGGAATTGCAGTTTTGGGAATTGCCAAAAAACATCCTGAATCTGTGGAAACTGCAAGAAAGGTTGTCAATTCGGCTCATGATATAGTTATGAGAATGGTAACACTGATACTTAGACTGACTCCTTATGGGATAATGGCTCTAATGGTGAAAGTAGTTTCTACAAGCAATACCGGAGAGATTTTAAATCTATTAAACTTTGTACTGGCTTCCTATGTGGCTTTAGTAGTGGTACTTTTAATGCACCTTATACTTATAGCTTTTTCAGGATTAAATCCTATCGTATATCTGAAAAAGATCTTTCCAGTTTTAGCCTTTGCTTTCACATCTAGAACAAGTGCAGGAACCATACCGCTAAATATACAGACTCAGGTAAAAAAGCTCGGAGTAAGTGAAGGGGTAGCCAATATATCAGCTTCCTTTGGTGCTTCCATAGGTCAAAATGGTTGTGCCGGAATATATCCTGCTATGCTTGCAGTTATGATAGCTCCGACTGTGGGGATTGATCCTACTAACCCTATATTTATATTGAAAGTGGTAATGATAGTAGCTCTAAGTTCCTTTGGAGTTGCTGGAGTAGGAGGCGGAGCTACCTTCGCGGCACTGATAGTACTGTCAGCTCTGAATCTTCCTGTAGCTCTAGCAGGACTACTCATATCTATAGAACCATTAATAGACATGGGAAGGACAGCTATAAATGTGAGCGGTGCCATGACTGCTGGAACTCTCACAAGTAAGTTTGTAAGGGACTTTGATTCTGAGATTTATGAAAATCCAGAGTTGGAGTTGGAAGAGAGTGTAAAAGGGATATAG
- the nifV gene encoding homocitrate synthase encodes MEDFYILDTTLRDGEQTPGVDFTLEEKLEIATMLDRAGVGVIEVGTPAMGQEEIKIIKKINDLGLKCELITWNRLSKSDIDSSIKTGIKNVHIGVPVSDIHIYNKLKKSRKWTMETLKELVTYALNKGCKVSVGAEDASRADLDFLIEFYKTAESLGVYRVRYADTVGALDPFTVYENIKKIRAEISIDIDFHGHNDFGMATANALAACRAGAKYVSTTVNGIGERAGNTSLEEIVASLKYIGKYKTNFDMKQIPVLSKYVEKASGIKLSKNKPLVGEAVFSHESGIHVDGLLKDRRTYEFIDPTEIGRESEFVLGKTSGKASVKNAMEKLGVELDDDKISKILEKVRKGESIEKKKEPLKKLKYRVVGIFSGEIKLPFIFP; translated from the coding sequence ATGGAAGATTTTTACATACTAGATACAACTTTAAGAGACGGTGAACAGACTCCAGGAGTGGATTTTACTTTGGAGGAAAAGCTAGAGATAGCCACTATGCTTGATAGGGCTGGAGTAGGAGTTATAGAAGTGGGAACTCCTGCCATGGGTCAAGAAGAGATCAAAATAATAAAAAAAATCAATGATTTGGGTTTAAAATGCGAGTTAATTACATGGAACAGACTTTCAAAGTCTGACATAGACAGCTCGATAAAAACAGGAATTAAAAATGTCCATATAGGGGTTCCTGTATCTGACATACATATATATAATAAGCTGAAAAAAAGCAGAAAGTGGACTATGGAAACTCTCAAAGAGCTTGTGACTTATGCCCTTAATAAGGGATGCAAGGTTTCTGTGGGAGCCGAAGATGCCTCAAGGGCGGACTTGGATTTTCTTATTGAATTTTATAAAACAGCAGAGTCACTGGGAGTTTACAGAGTCAGGTACGCAGATACTGTGGGGGCTTTAGATCCATTTACAGTATATGAAAATATCAAGAAGATAAGAGCTGAAATAAGCATAGATATAGATTTTCACGGCCATAATGATTTTGGAATGGCCACTGCAAATGCTCTGGCAGCCTGCAGGGCGGGAGCAAAATATGTAAGTACTACAGTAAATGGTATAGGGGAGAGAGCTGGGAACACTTCTCTAGAAGAGATTGTCGCCTCTCTTAAGTATATAGGGAAATATAAAACTAATTTTGACATGAAGCAGATTCCTGTTTTATCAAAATATGTGGAAAAAGCTTCTGGAATAAAACTTTCTAAAAATAAACCTCTTGTGGGGGAAGCTGTATTTTCACATGAATCCGGGATACATGTAGACGGACTTTTGAAGGACAGGAGGACTTATGAATTTATAGATCCAACAGAGATAGGGCGTGAATCAGAGTTTGTGCTAGGAAAAACCTCTGGAAAAGCTTCTGTGAAAAATGCCATGGAAAAACTGGGAGTAGAGTTAGATGATGATAAAATCTCGAAAATACTTGAAAAAGTTAGAAAGGGAGAATCGATAGAGAAAAAAAAAGAGCCCCTAAAAAAACTTAAGTATAGAGTAGTTGGAATCTTCTCAGGTGAAATAAAGTTACCCTTTATTTTTCCCTGA
- the miaA gene encoding tRNA (adenosine(37)-N6)-dimethylallyltransferase MiaA — protein MKGLVIAGPTAVGKTALSIKLAKAMGADIISADSAQIYKELDIGTAKVSEEEMQGIRHYMIDIVTPIKKYSVGEYQREVNNILSKQEKENKDVIITGGTGLYISSVTDGLSELPASDPVLRKTLMERSSEELHSELAKVDPEAAKDIHVNNKKRVERALEVYLLTGEKFSVISKKNIKGNNYKFLKVALERSRENLYERINMRVDMMVDAGLYQEVKKVYEKYGEGLEKINIIGYAEIIRHLKGESTLQEAVEFIKRNSRRYAKRQFTWFKNDASYIWYNLEEISEEEIASDVLQRLKNL, from the coding sequence ATGAAGGGACTTGTCATAGCGGGACCTACAGCTGTAGGGAAAACAGCGCTCTCTATAAAATTGGCTAAGGCTATGGGAGCAGATATAATCTCAGCTGATTCGGCACAGATATATAAAGAGTTAGATATAGGAACGGCAAAAGTAAGTGAAGAAGAGATGCAGGGCATAAGACATTATATGATTGATATTGTAACACCTATAAAAAAATATAGTGTAGGAGAATATCAGAGAGAGGTAAATAATATTTTATCAAAACAGGAAAAAGAAAATAAAGACGTAATAATAACAGGTGGGACTGGATTGTACATCAGTTCTGTCACAGATGGCTTGTCAGAGCTACCTGCCTCTGATCCTGTATTGAGGAAAACTCTTATGGAACGAAGTAGTGAAGAACTTCACAGTGAACTCGCAAAAGTCGATCCTGAAGCAGCTAAAGATATACATGTAAACAATAAAAAAAGAGTGGAAAGAGCACTTGAAGTGTATCTTCTTACTGGAGAAAAATTTTCTGTCATTTCTAAAAAAAATATAAAGGGGAACAATTATAAGTTTCTTAAAGTGGCTCTTGAAAGAAGCAGGGAAAATCTTTATGAGAGAATTAATATGAGAGTAGATATGATGGTGGATGCAGGTCTTTACCAAGAGGTAAAAAAAGTTTATGAAAAATATGGGGAAGGTCTTGAAAAAATAAACATAATAGGATATGCAGAGATTATAAGGCACCTTAAGGGGGAGAGTACCCTACAAGAAGCTGTAGAATTCATAAAAAGAAATTCTAGAAGATATGCTAAAAGACAATTTACATGGTTTAAAAATGATGCTTCGTATATATGGTATAATTTAGAAGAAATAAGTGAGGAAGAAATAGCCTCTGATGTACTTCAAAGGCTCAAAAACCTTTGA
- the modA gene encoding molybdate ABC transporter substrate-binding protein, protein MKKTFRFFIVALFSLLIFACGKNKEAAEIKKEITVSAAASLTEIMDELKPLFEEKYNTKLIVNLASSGTLQRQIEEGAPVDVFISASENKMDILMEKGLLEEDARENLLKNSLVLIVNKESIDKVKSMKDLNKSDVKVSIGEPGSVPAGRYAKESLEYYGDYEGIEANLIFAKNVKQVLSYVEAGEVDAGIVYESDIVNLKNSVTAQKIEVESHSPIVYPGAVIKSSENKKSAKEFIEFFKSSEVKKLAEKYGFEI, encoded by the coding sequence ATGAAAAAAACTTTTAGATTCTTTATTGTAGCTTTATTTTCACTTTTAATCTTCGCATGCGGTAAAAATAAGGAAGCAGCAGAGATAAAAAAAGAGATCACAGTCTCTGCAGCAGCCAGTCTGACAGAGATCATGGATGAGCTGAAGCCACTATTTGAAGAGAAGTATAATACAAAACTTATTGTAAACCTAGCATCATCTGGAACTCTCCAGCGACAGATTGAAGAAGGGGCACCTGTAGATGTGTTCATATCTGCCAGCGAAAATAAGATGGATATACTAATGGAAAAGGGGCTTTTAGAGGAAGATGCAAGAGAGAATCTTCTAAAAAACAGTTTGGTTCTCATTGTAAATAAAGAAAGTATTGACAAGGTGAAGTCAATGAAAGACTTGAATAAGAGTGATGTGAAGGTTAGTATAGGGGAACCTGGATCTGTTCCTGCAGGTAGGTATGCCAAGGAGAGCCTTGAGTACTATGGAGACTATGAAGGTATAGAGGCTAATCTTATATTTGCCAAAAATGTAAAACAGGTGCTTTCCTATGTAGAAGCCGGTGAGGTAGATGCAGGGATAGTTTATGAATCAGATATTGTTAACTTAAAGAACAGTGTGACTGCCCAAAAGATAGAGGTAGAATCCCATTCTCCTATTGTTTATCCAGGGGCTGTGATCAAATCCAGTGAGAACAAGAAATCGGCAAAAGAGTTTATAGAATTTTTTAAATCTAGCGAAGTTAAAAAACTTGCAGAAAAATATGGTTTTGAAATCTAG
- the obgE gene encoding GTPase ObgE, whose protein sequence is MFIDEVVITIKAGDGGDGAATFRREKSVQFGGPDGGDGGNGGNIVFVADNNINTLVDFKYKRIFKAENGENGAKKRMYGKTGADLVIRVPVGTQVRDQETGKLLLDLDNNGEERVLIKGGKGGQGNVHFKNAIRKAPTMAGKGREGAELEVKLELKLLADVALVGYPSVGKSSFINRVSSAKSKVASYHFTTLAPKLGVVRLEEGKSFLMADIPGLIEGAHEGVGLGDKFLKHIERCKMIYHIVDAAGLEGRTPIEDFKKINEELQKFSPKLAAKKQIVIANKMDLLWNTEQYEEFKEFIEGQGLEFYPVSVIMNDGLKEVTYRTWEVLQSIEREPLEDEIDIDEVLKAIRGDKEDYVITQDEEGVYVVDGRIVDDVLNKYVITMDEDSIINFLHMMKNLGMEEALRDAGVEHGDTVRIADVEFDFVD, encoded by the coding sequence TTGTTTATAGATGAGGTTGTAATTACGATAAAAGCCGGAGACGGTGGAGATGGAGCCGCTACTTTTAGAAGAGAGAAATCTGTCCAGTTTGGAGGTCCAGACGGTGGAGATGGTGGAAATGGTGGAAATATAGTATTTGTTGCAGATAACAATATAAATACCCTAGTTGACTTTAAGTATAAAAGAATATTTAAAGCTGAAAACGGGGAAAACGGTGCTAAAAAAAGGATGTATGGTAAGACCGGTGCTGATTTAGTTATAAGAGTTCCTGTAGGGACTCAAGTGAGAGATCAGGAAACTGGGAAACTTCTTTTGGACTTAGATAATAACGGTGAAGAAAGAGTGCTTATAAAGGGCGGAAAAGGTGGACAGGGAAATGTACACTTTAAAAATGCCATCAGAAAAGCACCGACGATGGCTGGAAAAGGTAGAGAGGGAGCAGAGCTAGAGGTTAAGTTAGAACTTAAACTCCTTGCAGATGTAGCTCTTGTAGGATACCCTTCTGTTGGTAAATCAAGCTTTATAAACAGAGTTTCATCTGCAAAATCAAAGGTTGCCAGCTATCATTTCACGACACTTGCTCCTAAGCTTGGAGTTGTAAGGTTAGAGGAGGGTAAATCATTTCTCATGGCCGATATTCCGGGACTTATAGAGGGTGCACATGAAGGTGTGGGATTAGGAGATAAGTTCCTAAAGCATATTGAAAGATGTAAAATGATATATCATATAGTGGATGCTGCAGGACTCGAAGGAAGAACTCCCATAGAGGATTTTAAAAAGATAAATGAAGAACTTCAGAAATTTAGTCCAAAACTTGCTGCAAAAAAGCAGATAGTTATTGCTAATAAGATGGACCTTCTATGGAATACAGAGCAATATGAAGAGTTTAAGGAATTTATAGAAGGTCAGGGGCTAGAGTTCTACCCTGTGTCAGTTATAATGAATGATGGCCTGAAAGAGGTAACCTATAGAACTTGGGAGGTACTCCAGTCTATAGAAAGAGAACCTCTAGAGGATGAGATCGATATAGATGAAGTACTGAAAGCAATTAGAGGGGACAAAGAGGATTATGTAATTACCCAGGATGAGGAAGGAGTATATGTAGTAGACGGAAGGATAGTAGATGATGTCCTGAATAAATATGTGATAACAATGGATGAAGATTCTATAATCAATTTCCTTCATATGATGAAAAATTTGGGTATGGAAGAAGCCTTGAGAGATGCAGGGGTAGAACACGGTGATACCGTAAGAATAGCAGACGTGGAATTTGATTTTGTAGATTAA
- a CDS encoding ATP-binding protein has product MKVLERNDVKLVLPSSLQNLTLIRALAKTYFESQNIEKGDVMKLLSVIDELATNVVEHGYRYETGEMTIFLKKIGNTVYLSIEDSGHGYDEKKSSKEEGGMGLFIVKGMVDEFNVEKKETGTKFNVSKEVKEAK; this is encoded by the coding sequence GTGAAGGTTTTGGAGAGAAATGATGTAAAACTCGTACTGCCTTCTTCCTTGCAGAATCTGACTCTAATCAGAGCCCTTGCAAAGACCTATTTTGAAAGCCAGAATATAGAAAAAGGCGATGTAATGAAGCTACTTTCAGTTATAGATGAGCTTGCAACTAATGTAGTTGAACATGGATATAGATATGAAACTGGTGAAATGACAATTTTCTTAAAAAAAATAGGTAATACGGTTTATTTGAGTATTGAAGACAGCGGTCATGGTTATGATGAGAAAAAAAGCAGCAAAGAAGAAGGTGGAATGGGTTTATTTATCGTCAAAGGAATGGTTGACGAATTTAATGTAGAGAAAAAAGAGACAGGAACAAAATTTAATGTATCAAAAGAAGTTAAGGAGGCCAAGTGA